Genomic segment of Streptomyces alboniger:
AGCGACGGCGCGTCCTGGAGGGCGAGGACCTGCGCGAGCAGATCCACCACTTCATGGACGACACCATCGACGCGTACGTGGCCGCCGAGACCGCCGACGGCTTCGCCGAGGAGTGGGACCTGGACCGGCTCTGGCGGGCCTTCGCCCAGCTCTATCCCGTGGGCGTCACCGTCGAAGAACTCGACGAGGCCGCGGGCTCCCGCGCCGACCTGACCCCCGCCCTGATCACCGAGGCCCTGACCGACGACATCCACGCGCGCTACGAGGAACGCGAACGGCAGCTCGGCGAGGACGTCGTGCGCGAGCTGGAGCGCCGCGTGGTGCTCTCCGTCCTCGACCGGAAATGGCGCGAGCACCTGTACGAGATGGACTACCTCCAGGAGGGCATCTGGATGCGCTCCTACCTCGGCAGGGACCCCCTCTTCGAGTTCCAGCGCGAGGGCTTCGACCTGTTCACCGCGATGATGGACGCCATCAAGGAGGAGTCCGTCGGCTTCCTGTTCAACCTGGAGATCCGCGTCGGGGAACAGGACGACGAGCCCGCCCAGGACGCGGTCGACTTCAGCGCCGACGGCCTCGAAGCCCGCAGGGACCCGGGCCGGCTCCGCTTCAGCGCGCCCACGATGGACACGGCGGAAGGCGTCGTACAAGGCGACTTCACGACCGCCGACCAGGACGTGCGGCCTCCTGAGCGGCGCCCCCGGCCGAAGCGCCGCCGCACGTGACACGTACGCCACGTACGCCACATAGGGGCCCGCGCGGTCCTGCCGGACAGGTCTTGCGGCCACAATGGGGGGATGAGCGACAGCCCATCCCCCCTCGCCGACCCGCATCTCGTCTTCGACCCCGTCTCCATCACGGACGGGGCAGGCCCGCGGGACATCGTCATCCTCGGCTCCACGGGCTCGATCGGCACCCAGGCCATCGATCTCGTCCTGCGCAACCCCGACCGCTTCCGCGTCACGGCGCTCTCCGCCGCGGGCGGCCGCGTCGGCCTCCTCGCCGAGCAGGCGCGCCGGCTGCGGGTCAAGACCGTCGCGGTCGCCCGCGAGGACGTCGTACCGGCGCTGCGGGAAGCGCTCCAGGGGCAGTACGACACGGGGGAGCCGCTCCCCGAGATCCTGGCCGGACCGGACGCCGCCACCCAGCTCGCCGCCTCCGCCTGCCACACGGTCCTCAACGGCATCACCGGCTCCATCGGTCTCGCGCCGACGCTCGCCGCCCTCGAAGCGGGCCGCACCCTCGCGCTCGCCAACAAGGAATCCCTCATCGTCGGCGGCCCGCTCGTCAAGGCGATCGCCAAGCCCGGCCAGATCATCCCGGTCGACTCCGAGCACGCGGCCCTCTTCCAGGCGCTCGCCGCAGGCACCCGCGCGGACGTACGCAAACTCGTCGTCACCGCCTCCGGCGGCCCCTTCCGAGGACGTACGAAGGCCGATCTCGCGCACGTCACCCCCGAGGACGCGCTCGCGCACCCCACCTGGGCCATGGGACCGGTCATCACCGTCAACTCCGCGACCCTGGTCAACAAGGGCCTGGAGGTCATCGAGGCGCACCTCCTCTACGACATCCCCTTCGACCGCATCGAGGTCGTCGTCCACCCCCAGTCCTACGTGCACTCCATGGTGGAGTTCACCGACGGCTCGACCCTCGCCCAGGCCACCCCGCCCGACATGCGCGGCCCCATCGCCATCGGCATCGGCTGGCCCGAGCGGGTGCCCGGCGCGGCGCCCGCCTTCGACTGGACCAAGGCGTCGAGCTGGGAGTTCTTCCCCCTCGACAACGACGCGTTCCCGTCGGTCGGGCTCGCCCGGCACGTCGGGGAGCTCGCGGGCACGGCCCCGGCGGTGTTCAATGCCGCCAACGAGGAATGCGTGGACGCGTTCCTCAAGGGCGCGCTGCCCTTCAACGGCATCATGGAGACGGTGACGAGGGTCGTGGAGGAGCACGGCACCCCCGTCACCGCTGGGCCGGGAACCTCCCTGACCGTGGCGGACGTCCTCGAAGCGGAGACCTGGGCGCGCGCTCGGGCCCGCGAACTGGCAGCCAAGACGACCGCGGAGGCTCGTGCATGACGACCTTGATGATGATCCTCGGGATAGTCGTCTTCGTGATCGGGCTGCTCTTCTCGATCGCCTGGCACGAACTGGGGCACCTCTCGACGGCCAAGATGTTCGGCATCCGCGTGCCGCAGTACATGGTGGGCTTCGGCCCGACCCTCTTCTCGCGCAAGAAGGGCGACACCGAGTACGGCATCAAGGCCATCCCCCTCGGCGGCTACATCCGCATGATCGGCATGTTCCCGCCGGGCCCCGACGGCCGCATAGAGGCCCGCTCCACCTCGCCCTGGCGCGGCATGATCGAGGACGCCCGCTCGGCGGCCTTCGAGGAGCTGAAGCCCGGCGACGAGACCCGCCTCTTCTACACGCGCAAGCCGTGGAAGCGCGTGATCGTGATGTTCGCGGGCCCCTTCATGAACCTGATCCTCGCCGTGGCGATCTTCCTCGGCGTGATGATGACGTTCGGCATCAGCTCCCAGACGACCCAGGTGAGCAAGGTCTCGGACTGCGTCATCCAGCAGAGCGAGAACCGCGCCAAGTGCGAGAAGGGCGACAAGCCCGCCCCCGCCAAGGCGGCCGGCCTCAAGCCCGCCGACAAGATCGTCGCCTTCCAGGGGCAGCCCGTCGACGACTGGTCCACGCTCCAGTCGAAGATCCGCGAGACCATCGGCCCCGCCACCATCACCGTCGAGCGCGACGGCAAGCGGCTGGACCTGCACGCCGACCTCATCAAGAACCAGGTCACCAAGACCGACGGCGAGGGGGCCTACGTCGAGGGCAAGTACGTCTACGCGGGCTTCCTCGGCTTCACCCCGGCCACCGGCATCGTCCAGCAGTCCTTCGGCGACTCCGTGGAGCGCATGGGCGACATGATGGAGAACGGCGTCGAGTCGCTCATCGCCCTGCCGTCCAAGATCCCGGACCTGTGGGACGCGGCGTTCGGCGACGGCGAGCGCAAGCAGGACTCGCCGATGGGCGTGGTCGGCGCGGCCCGCGTGGGCGGCGATGTGTTCACCCTGGACATCCCGCCGCAGAACCAGATCGCGATGATGCTGTTCCTCATCGCGGGCTTCAACCTCTCGCTGTTCCTCTTCAACATGCTGCCGCTGCTCCCGCTCGACGGCGGCCACATCGCCGGCGCCCTGTGGGAGTCCGTGCGGCGCAACGTGGCGAAGGTCCTGCGCCGCCCCGACCCGGGCCCGTTCGACGTCGCCAAGCTGATGCCGGTCGCCTATGTGGTGGCGGGGATCTTCATCTGCTTCACGATCCTGGTGCTCATCGCCGACGTGGTGAATCCGGTGAGAATCTCCTAGTTGCGCGAAGTTTGCGGCGGCCCGGCGTTCTATGTGCCGGGCCGCCCACCATTGGGTGGACTTCTGGGCGTGATGTGCCCGGGCCCGGCGGGGTGCCGTAATCTCGAAGCCTGGAGCCCGCCGATCTCGGGACCTTGATCCACACTGTGATCCACACTCTTGGGGATGCTCGCCAGATGACAGCCGTATCGCTCGGAATCCCGTCCGTTCCGACCAAGCTCGCCGACCGAAGGGTCAGCCGCAAGATCCAGGTCGGTTCGGTGGCCGTGGGCGGCGACGCGCCGGTCTCCGTGCAGTCGATGACGACGACGCGTACGTCGGACATCGGCGCGACGCTCCAGCAGATCGCGGAGCTGACCGCGTCCGGCTGCCAGATCGTCCGGGTCGCCTGCCCCACGCAGGACGACGCCGACGCGCTGGCGACCATCGCGCGGAAGTCGCAGATCCCTGTCATCGCGGACATCCACTTCCAGCCGAAGTACGTCTTCGCGGCGATCGACGCGGGCTGCGCGGCGGTGCGCGTGAACCCGGGCAACATCAAGCAGTTCGACGACAAGGTCAAGGAGATCGCGCGCGCCGCCAAGGACGCGGGCACGCCGATCCGCATCGGCGTCAACGCGGGCTCGCTGGACGCCCGCCTCCTGAAGAAGTACGGCAAGGCGACCCCCGAGGCGCTGGTCGAGTCGGCCCTGTGGGAGGCGTCCCTCTTCGAGGAGCACGACTTCCGGGACATCAAGATCTCGGTGAAGCACAACGACCCCGTGGTCATGGTCAACGCCTACCGCCAGCTGGCGGCCCAGTGCGACTACCCCCTGCACCTCGGCGTCACCGAGGCGGGCCCGGCCTTCCAGGGCACGATCAAGTCGGCCGTCGCCTTCGGCGCGCTGCTCTCCGAGGGCATCGGCGACACGATCCGGGTGTCGCTGTCCGCGCCCCCCGCGGAGGAGATCAAGGTCGGCATCCAGATCCTGGAGTCCCTGAACCTCCGCCAGCGCCGCCTGGAGATCGTCTCCTGCCCGTCGTGCGGCCGCGCCCAGGTGGACGTCTACAAACTGGCCGAGGAGGTCACGGCGGGCCTCGACGGCATGGAGGTCCCGCTCCGCGTGGCCGTCATGGGCTGCGTGGTGAACGGCCCCGGCGAGGCCCGCGAGGCAGACCTCGGCGTCGCCTCCGGCAACGGCAAGGGCCAGATCTTCGTCAAGGGCGAGGTCATCAAGACCGTCCCCGAGTCGAAGATCGTGGAGACGCTCATCGAAGAGGCGATGAAGATCGCCGAACAGATGGAGAAGGACGGCGTCGCCTCCGGCGAACCCACGATCTCCGTAGCGGGCTGACCCCCTTCCCACTTCAACGCCACTGCCCCGCCGCTCCTGGAGCGGCGGGGCAGTAACGCGCCTGGCGGCGCCCGCAGCGTCACCGGGGTGTACGCGGCCCCGACTCCTGGAGAACCGGGGCGTACGAGGGCCCCGCGCCCTGCCCCGCCGCTTCGTGCCGGACATCTCCGTGCCGTCGGTTCGCGCTCACGCCGTCGCGGCCCCGCTTCGGTGCGGGCGCCCCCGCGCGGCCGAGCGCGCCGACAGGTCGGCGTCACCCCTGCCCCGCCGCTCCGCGGCGGATGTCTCCCACCCACCCACCCGTCTCGCGGCGACAAACCGCACCGGAGAACCCCCGGCCCCCACGGCACAACCCCACGCGGGGCAAACGGGTGGGCGGGTGGGAGACGCCGCGAAGCGGCAAAAAGGCCCCCGCCCCCACCGGCGTGAAGGTGACCTACGAGGGCAACCCGCCGCGAAGCGGCAAAAAGGCCCCCACCCCCACCGGCGTGAAGGCGACCCACGAGGGCAACCCGCCGCGAAGCGGCAAGCAGCCCGCCCCTACCGGAAAGAGCCGCCCCGGAGGGAACTTCCCGCGAAGCGGGCGGAGGGCCCCGCCCCCACCGGGGGAGGGCCTCGGCGTCCCTGACCAGGACGGACAAAGGCACCCCCCGCACGAGGCGCCCCCGCCAGGTACAGTGCGGAGATCAGCAAACCGTATGGTGAGGCCCCCGCACGTGTTGACTCAGACCACCACCAGGGTCCTCGACCCGAGTGACCTGGACGCCGCGCTCGCCGTGCTCGACCGCGAGCCGGTCGCGAACGCCTTCGTGACCGCCCGCGTCCAGGTGGCCGGCCTCGACCCCTGGCGCCTCGGCGGCGAGATGTGGGGCTGGTACGAGGACGGCATGCTCGCGTCCCTCTGCTACGCCGGCGCCAACCTCGTCCCGATCTGCGCGACCCCGCGAGCCGTACGCGGCTTCGCCGACCGCGCCCGCAGGGCCGGCCGCCGCTGCTCCTCCATCGTCGGCCCCGCGACCCCCACCGCCCAACTGTGGCGGCTGCTCGAACCGTCCTGGGGCCCCGCTCGCGAGGTCCGTACCCGGCAGCCCCTGATGGTCACCGACCGGCTCCCGGACGACATCACCCCCGACCCGTACGTCCGTCGCGTCCGCAAGGACGAGATGGACACGATCATGCCGGCGTGCGTGGCGATGTTCACCGAGGAGGTCGGCGTATCGCCGATGGCCGGGGACGGCGGGCTCCTCTACCAGGCTCGC
This window contains:
- the dxr gene encoding 1-deoxy-D-xylulose-5-phosphate reductoisomerase is translated as MSDSPSPLADPHLVFDPVSITDGAGPRDIVILGSTGSIGTQAIDLVLRNPDRFRVTALSAAGGRVGLLAEQARRLRVKTVAVAREDVVPALREALQGQYDTGEPLPEILAGPDAATQLAASACHTVLNGITGSIGLAPTLAALEAGRTLALANKESLIVGGPLVKAIAKPGQIIPVDSEHAALFQALAAGTRADVRKLVVTASGGPFRGRTKADLAHVTPEDALAHPTWAMGPVITVNSATLVNKGLEVIEAHLLYDIPFDRIEVVVHPQSYVHSMVEFTDGSTLAQATPPDMRGPIAIGIGWPERVPGAAPAFDWTKASSWEFFPLDNDAFPSVGLARHVGELAGTAPAVFNAANEECVDAFLKGALPFNGIMETVTRVVEEHGTPVTAGPGTSLTVADVLEAETWARARARELAAKTTAEARA
- a CDS encoding M50 family metallopeptidase, with amino-acid sequence MTTLMMILGIVVFVIGLLFSIAWHELGHLSTAKMFGIRVPQYMVGFGPTLFSRKKGDTEYGIKAIPLGGYIRMIGMFPPGPDGRIEARSTSPWRGMIEDARSAAFEELKPGDETRLFYTRKPWKRVIVMFAGPFMNLILAVAIFLGVMMTFGISSQTTQVSKVSDCVIQQSENRAKCEKGDKPAPAKAAGLKPADKIVAFQGQPVDDWSTLQSKIRETIGPATITVERDGKRLDLHADLIKNQVTKTDGEGAYVEGKYVYAGFLGFTPATGIVQQSFGDSVERMGDMMENGVESLIALPSKIPDLWDAAFGDGERKQDSPMGVVGAARVGGDVFTLDIPPQNQIAMMLFLIAGFNLSLFLFNMLPLLPLDGGHIAGALWESVRRNVAKVLRRPDPGPFDVAKLMPVAYVVAGIFICFTILVLIADVVNPVRIS
- the ispG gene encoding flavodoxin-dependent (E)-4-hydroxy-3-methylbut-2-enyl-diphosphate synthase; protein product: MTAVSLGIPSVPTKLADRRVSRKIQVGSVAVGGDAPVSVQSMTTTRTSDIGATLQQIAELTASGCQIVRVACPTQDDADALATIARKSQIPVIADIHFQPKYVFAAIDAGCAAVRVNPGNIKQFDDKVKEIARAAKDAGTPIRIGVNAGSLDARLLKKYGKATPEALVESALWEASLFEEHDFRDIKISVKHNDPVVMVNAYRQLAAQCDYPLHLGVTEAGPAFQGTIKSAVAFGALLSEGIGDTIRVSLSAPPAEEIKVGIQILESLNLRQRRLEIVSCPSCGRAQVDVYKLAEEVTAGLDGMEVPLRVAVMGCVVNGPGEAREADLGVASGNGKGQIFVKGEVIKTVPESKIVETLIEEAMKIAEQMEKDGVASGEPTISVAG
- a CDS encoding GNAT family N-acetyltransferase — its product is MLTQTTTRVLDPSDLDAALAVLDREPVANAFVTARVQVAGLDPWRLGGEMWGWYEDGMLASLCYAGANLVPICATPRAVRGFADRARRAGRRCSSIVGPATPTAQLWRLLEPSWGPAREVRTRQPLMVTDRLPDDITPDPYVRRVRKDEMDTIMPACVAMFTEEVGVSPMAGDGGLLYQARVAELVGSGRSFARLDQDGKVVFKAEIGAATPHACQVQGVWVAPEYRGRGLAAPGMAAVLRYALEDVAPVVSLYVNDFNTAARAAYRRVGFQEVGAFMSVLF